In Thermotomaculum hydrothermale, a single genomic region encodes these proteins:
- a CDS encoding DUF192 domain-containing protein: protein MKYLIRILFVFVSISILCFSKNDNLPRVEFATVIFPKGYVFSLEIAKTPEQWVRGLMFRKSLPQNSGMLFVYPKDDYFAIWMKNCFIPLDIIWLDSKGRIVYFVENAPPCKQEPCPVYEPIMKARFVIELNAGTIKKLKLKTGDRVSIILPKQ from the coding sequence ATGAAATATTTAATTAGAATTTTGTTTGTTTTTGTATCAATATCTATTCTTTGTTTTTCTAAAAATGATAATTTACCCAGAGTGGAGTTTGCAACTGTGATTTTCCCTAAAGGGTATGTTTTTTCCCTGGAAATTGCAAAAACCCCTGAACAATGGGTAAGGGGCTTAATGTTCAGGAAAAGCCTTCCTCAAAATAGCGGGATGCTTTTTGTGTACCCTAAAGACGATTACTTTGCTATATGGATGAAAAACTGCTTTATACCGCTTGATATAATCTGGCTTGATTCTAAAGGAAGGATTGTTTATTTTGTTGAAAATGCACCTCCATGTAAACAGGAGCCCTGCCCGGTTTATGAGCCTATTATGAAAGCAAGGTTTGTTATTGAATTGAATGCGGGAACGATTAAGAAACTTAAACTCAAAACAGGGGATAGGGTTTCAATTATCCTTCCGAAACAATAA